The Microbacterium sp. LWH7-1.2 genome window below encodes:
- a CDS encoding nucleotide disphospho-sugar-binding domain-containing protein — translation MLDHSGGLAPPASADFLRFHERPPASNGPRLPDWGDPAAPLVYVTFGSVTGSLPSFAGVFRQALDALAEVDARVLMTVGRKVDPDALGPLPFNAHVKQWWPQDAVLRRAAAMLGHGGFGTTMGALAAGVRQVVVPLFTSDQVVNGDHVAAVGAGLTVERGPTSVQLAAAECPAC, via the coding sequence ATGCTCGACCACAGTGGTGGGCTGGCGCCGCCAGCAAGCGCTGATTTCCTGAGGTTCCACGAGCGTCCGCCGGCCTCCAATGGTCCGCGCCTTCCGGACTGGGGCGATCCGGCGGCCCCGTTGGTCTACGTCACCTTCGGTTCAGTCACTGGCTCACTGCCATCGTTCGCCGGCGTCTTCCGGCAGGCGCTGGATGCCTTGGCCGAGGTCGACGCGCGTGTGCTGATGACGGTCGGGCGGAAGGTTGACCCTGACGCGCTCGGACCCTTGCCGTTCAACGCCCATGTGAAGCAGTGGTGGCCGCAGGATGCCGTGCTCCGACGGGCCGCGGCGATGCTCGGGCACGGCGGATTCGGAACAACCATGGGCGCCCTGGCCGCGGGAGTCCGTCAGGTGGTCGTTCCGCTGTTCACCTCAGATCAGGTCGTCAACGGCGACCATGTCGCGGCGGTGGGTGCCGGACTCACGGTCGAGCGGGGTCCGACCTCCGTCCAGCTCGCCGCAGCAGAGTGCCCCGCATGCTGA
- a CDS encoding CrcB family protein, protein MPQPVDPRILGVTVAGGAIGVLARALVLDPVTDPTAVPWVTLGINVLGSLILGVVVGWLDDRRPVLRSFLGTGVMGGFTTYSAFAVATALWVTTPWLAAGLAAASVIAGVIGAIVGLFIGRRIADRPGEIEYPEDAE, encoded by the coding sequence ATGCCGCAGCCCGTCGATCCCCGGATCCTCGGGGTGACGGTTGCCGGCGGCGCGATCGGCGTCCTCGCCCGCGCGCTCGTGCTCGACCCGGTGACGGACCCGACGGCGGTGCCCTGGGTGACGCTCGGGATCAACGTGCTCGGATCCCTGATCCTCGGAGTCGTGGTCGGCTGGCTCGACGACCGGCGGCCGGTCCTGCGCTCGTTCCTCGGCACCGGGGTCATGGGCGGCTTCACGACCTACAGCGCGTTCGCGGTGGCCACGGCGCTGTGGGTCACGACGCCGTGGCTCGCTGCCGGGCTGGCGGCAGCATCCGTCATCGCAGGTGTCATCGGTGCGATCGTCGGACTGTTCATCGGACGCCGCATCGCCGACCGGCCGGGCGAGATCGAGTACCCGGAGGACGCCGAGTGA
- a CDS encoding sugar ABC transporter permease, which yields MATITQRRYRPAPQLGGRTPVGSSRRTSLIALGFLAPALVILLVFVAWPMLSALRLSFTDASGFGQEEYVGFDNYVRVFTDPDVLQAMGNTAYYAILFTPTAIIAALLLALLVNHRRLPGRGAFRTVLFLPFIVSLAVAAFAWSYLLDPQIGLLNHWLRVFGIQLGNVLQDPALAMPTVALVAVWKSFGFYLVIFIAGLQEIPGSLYEAARVDGATAWQRFRHITLPMLSNTLAFVMIVALIAALQAFDQIYVMTGGGPYGTTQTVVMEIYTSGFKKLELGFASALSYVLLLITLVLSLVQFRFFGRREKDAQ from the coding sequence ATGGCGACAATCACGCAGCGCCGGTATCGCCCGGCGCCTCAACTGGGCGGCAGGACGCCCGTCGGGTCATCCAGGCGCACCTCTCTGATAGCGCTAGGGTTCCTCGCGCCGGCCCTCGTCATCCTCCTCGTCTTCGTGGCGTGGCCGATGCTGTCGGCACTCCGGCTCTCGTTCACCGACGCCTCGGGCTTCGGGCAGGAGGAGTACGTCGGGTTCGACAACTATGTGCGAGTGTTCACGGACCCCGACGTGCTGCAGGCGATGGGGAACACGGCGTACTACGCGATCCTCTTCACGCCGACCGCCATCATCGCGGCGCTGCTGCTTGCGCTCCTGGTGAACCATCGGCGGCTTCCTGGGCGCGGCGCGTTCCGCACGGTGCTGTTCCTGCCGTTCATCGTCTCCCTCGCGGTCGCCGCATTCGCCTGGTCCTATCTCCTCGACCCTCAGATCGGCTTGCTGAACCATTGGCTCCGCGTCTTCGGCATCCAGCTCGGGAACGTCCTGCAGGATCCGGCGCTGGCGATGCCGACGGTCGCGCTCGTCGCGGTCTGGAAGAGCTTCGGCTTCTACCTCGTGATCTTCATCGCCGGCCTGCAGGAGATCCCAGGCTCGTTGTACGAGGCTGCCCGGGTCGACGGAGCGACCGCGTGGCAGCGGTTCCGGCACATCACGCTGCCCATGCTCAGCAACACCCTCGCCTTCGTCATGATCGTCGCCCTGATCGCGGCACTGCAGGCCTTCGACCAGATCTACGTGATGACGGGCGGCGGCCCCTATGGGACAACGCAGACAGTCGTCATGGAGATCTACACGTCCGGGTTCAAGAAGCTCGAGCTGGGCTTCGCCTCGGCGCTCTCCTACGTGCTGCTGCTCATCACCCTCGTGCTCAGCCTCGTCCAGTTCCGATTCTTCGGTCGTCGAGAGAAGGATGCGCAATGA
- a CDS encoding carbohydrate ABC transporter permease: protein MTSLTTPTVAVFTPPARKTRHRKTGRAASILLLLAALAASAFVLLPIAIIAFTAFKPVAEVNAYPPTLLPEVWTLDNFIQIFEELPFARLIVNSFIFAGGVTAFALLFDSLAAYALARIDFRGSRVLLIAIIASLMIPFQATLIPIYQLVSDLGWVNTYAGLIAPRAADAFGIFFLRQFFLSLPRDLDNAARLDGASEWRIFWNVVLPNAKPALLTLAIFTFVNNWNDLLWPLVFTTDAEMGTITSGLTLLTGPGGIIPQGVMMAGSLIAVLPLAIMFLLVQRRFIESVASTGLK from the coding sequence ATGACCTCCCTCACGACCCCGACGGTCGCCGTCTTCACCCCGCCCGCGCGCAAGACCCGCCACCGCAAGACCGGGCGGGCGGCCAGCATCCTTCTCCTCCTGGCGGCGCTGGCAGCCTCGGCCTTCGTGCTGCTGCCCATCGCGATCATCGCCTTCACGGCATTCAAGCCCGTCGCCGAGGTCAACGCCTATCCTCCGACGCTGCTGCCCGAGGTCTGGACCCTCGACAACTTCATCCAGATCTTCGAGGAGCTGCCGTTCGCGCGGCTGATCGTGAACAGCTTCATCTTCGCCGGCGGCGTGACCGCGTTCGCTCTGCTGTTCGACTCCCTTGCCGCGTATGCGCTCGCGAGAATCGACTTCCGCGGCAGCCGCGTACTGCTCATCGCGATCATCGCCAGCCTCATGATCCCGTTCCAGGCCACCTTGATCCCCATCTACCAGCTCGTGAGCGACCTCGGCTGGGTGAACACCTACGCCGGGCTGATCGCGCCTCGAGCGGCCGACGCATTCGGCATCTTCTTCCTGCGGCAGTTCTTCCTCTCTCTGCCGCGCGACCTCGACAACGCGGCCCGCCTGGACGGCGCGTCCGAGTGGCGGATCTTCTGGAACGTCGTGCTGCCGAACGCGAAGCCCGCGCTCCTGACGCTCGCGATCTTCACTTTCGTGAACAACTGGAACGACCTGCTTTGGCCGCTCGTGTTCACCACCGACGCCGAGATGGGAACAATCACCTCCGGACTCACGCTGCTGACCGGCCCCGGCGGGATCATTCCGCAAGGTGTCATGATGGCCGGCTCCCTCATCGCCGTGCTCCCGCTCGCGATCATGTTCCTCCTCGTGCAGCGGCGCTTCATCGAGAGCGTCGCCTCGACCGGCCTGAAATGA
- a CDS encoding LacI family DNA-binding transcriptional regulator, protein MTVKMQDVARLAGVSTKTVSNVINGRPYVAAETRKKVEAAIEALDYKLNLAARNLRSGRSGVIGLAVPSLSVAYFAELAEATIAAAEEHGLVVQIERTGSVARERALLDSPRLQHIDGLILNPMDHGAEELESVQLSVPTVVLGDHPVGGAAVHVSTDQRAAAALATEHLLLTGRRRIAVIGARSADTRGSAALRFDGYRTVLERAGIPVEPDLIAEADPWIQVNGATAMRELLDRGAEFDAVFAFNDSLALGAMRALDDAGLHVPGDIAVIGIDNTAEASYSIPSLSTVDLGRQRIAETAVAALTEQMTSSEHPAPRRVLVDFTLQARESTGR, encoded by the coding sequence GTGACCGTCAAGATGCAGGACGTCGCGCGCCTGGCCGGCGTGTCCACGAAGACCGTCTCGAACGTCATCAACGGACGACCCTACGTAGCCGCCGAGACCCGCAAGAAGGTCGAGGCCGCGATCGAAGCCCTCGACTACAAGCTCAACCTGGCCGCGCGGAACCTGCGCTCCGGTCGCAGCGGGGTCATCGGTCTCGCCGTTCCGAGCCTTTCCGTCGCGTATTTCGCCGAGCTGGCCGAGGCGACCATCGCCGCCGCCGAGGAGCACGGCCTTGTCGTGCAGATCGAGCGCACCGGCAGCGTCGCCCGCGAACGTGCGCTGCTCGACAGTCCTCGCCTTCAGCACATCGACGGGCTCATCCTGAACCCGATGGACCACGGGGCCGAGGAGCTCGAGAGTGTTCAGCTCTCGGTGCCGACCGTCGTTCTCGGCGACCATCCGGTCGGCGGCGCCGCGGTGCACGTCAGCACCGACCAACGTGCCGCAGCGGCCCTCGCCACCGAGCACCTGCTCCTCACCGGCCGACGACGGATCGCCGTCATCGGTGCCCGAAGCGCCGACACCCGCGGTTCCGCGGCCCTGCGATTCGACGGCTACCGCACCGTGCTCGAACGCGCCGGCATACCGGTCGAGCCCGACCTGATCGCAGAAGCAGACCCGTGGATTCAGGTCAACGGCGCCACCGCCATGCGTGAGCTTCTCGATCGCGGCGCCGAGTTCGACGCCGTTTTCGCGTTCAACGACAGCCTCGCCCTCGGCGCGATGCGTGCACTCGATGACGCCGGGCTGCACGTCCCCGGTGACATCGCCGTAATCGGCATCGACAACACAGCTGAAGCTTCCTATTCCATCCCGAGCCTGAGCACCGTCGACCTCGGCCGCCAACGCATCGCCGAGACCGCCGTCGCCGCACTCACCGAGCAGATGACGTCCAGCGAGCACCCGGCCCCTCGCCGCGTGCTGGTCGACTTCACCCTCCAGGCGAGGGAGTCCACAGGGCGGTAA
- a CDS encoding phosphatase PAP2 family protein, whose translation MPLLRAVVLPGLGAIAVLAAAGRAMRLFGGDDPREDRAVRALQDAFGHRPADGDVAVASEPADSGGRCDPVDRITEPLSWYSGVPQTIANGAIWCGVTWLLTRDPRSAVAPAAALALETACFVASAALTGRPRPEGVWRPEQPHATSSFPSGHTAAAFALHGTLADLLESHGARGARLLGPLLRYGIPGAIAFSRVYRGQHHISDTVAGATLGRWSAAVVRRQLISS comes from the coding sequence ATGCCGTTGCTCCGAGCTGTCGTTCTGCCGGGGCTCGGCGCGATCGCGGTGTTGGCGGCGGCTGGGCGGGCGATGCGGCTTTTCGGCGGCGACGACCCACGCGAGGACCGGGCCGTGCGTGCGCTCCAGGACGCGTTCGGCCACCGGCCGGCCGACGGCGATGTCGCCGTGGCGAGTGAGCCCGCCGACTCGGGCGGGCGGTGTGATCCGGTCGACCGGATCACCGAGCCGCTCTCGTGGTACTCCGGTGTGCCGCAGACCATCGCGAACGGGGCGATCTGGTGCGGCGTAACATGGTTGCTGACGCGCGACCCGCGCTCAGCGGTCGCCCCGGCGGCGGCGCTCGCCCTCGAGACTGCGTGCTTCGTCGCATCCGCTGCACTCACGGGACGGCCACGACCCGAGGGGGTCTGGCGCCCCGAGCAGCCGCACGCGACGTCGTCATTCCCCTCCGGGCACACGGCGGCAGCCTTTGCGCTCCACGGCACGCTCGCCGACCTGCTCGAAAGCCACGGCGCCCGCGGCGCGCGGCTCCTCGGCCCCCTCCTTCGGTACGGGATCCCCGGAGCGATCGCGTTCTCGCGGGTCTACCGCGGCCAGCACCACATCTCCGACACCGTCGCAGGCGCCACGCTGGGACGGTGGAGCGCCGCTGTGGTGCGGCGGCAGCTGATCTCGTCGTGA
- a CDS encoding ABC transporter substrate-binding protein: protein MKRPLALAAVGAAAALALAGCTAGAPEESAGPVELTFWHGYTEADGDVLQQIVDDFNASQEDVEIKTEVKTWAVIDDTLLPALSADEGPDIVAMPAERLPVYADRGAFVDLSDWYGSADSNTEELNPQAVDMVTVNGAPYGVPTGFVPLSVFYNKALFAAAGIADFPQTWDAWRTAATQLTVDSDGDGTPEQYGLALPDHDTVANGLWPTLFYGAGGDVVEDAETAVIDSDANREALEYWVSAIREDKISPTGLDGIGADELFSSGKAAMHVGGPWMASIAKDSGIDYGIAAVPAGPEAQAASAIGVAMGVTAQAGKAETAGAEAFFSYFFDLDVATQWSLGSGWPPLRTDVPADAVAENPVVVSLTEIAPTSRALLPGVVNSVDVLDAVDDLTQRAVAGERLDDLLPVAQDEVQAALQ, encoded by the coding sequence ATGAAACGACCTCTCGCCCTCGCGGCTGTGGGCGCCGCCGCCGCCCTCGCGCTGGCAGGCTGCACCGCCGGCGCGCCGGAGGAATCCGCCGGCCCGGTGGAACTGACGTTCTGGCACGGCTACACGGAGGCCGATGGCGACGTGTTGCAGCAGATCGTCGATGACTTCAACGCCTCTCAGGAGGACGTCGAGATCAAGACCGAGGTGAAGACCTGGGCCGTTATCGACGACACGCTGTTGCCAGCGCTGTCCGCAGACGAAGGCCCCGACATCGTGGCGATGCCGGCGGAGCGCCTGCCCGTCTACGCCGACCGCGGCGCGTTCGTCGACCTCAGCGACTGGTACGGCAGTGCCGACAGCAACACCGAGGAACTCAATCCGCAGGCGGTCGACATGGTCACCGTGAACGGGGCCCCATACGGCGTGCCCACCGGCTTCGTTCCGCTTTCGGTGTTCTACAACAAGGCGCTGTTCGCCGCTGCCGGCATCGCGGACTTCCCGCAGACGTGGGACGCGTGGCGGACCGCGGCGACGCAGCTCACCGTGGACTCCGACGGCGACGGCACGCCGGAGCAGTACGGGCTCGCGCTGCCCGACCACGACACCGTCGCGAACGGATTGTGGCCGACGCTCTTCTACGGTGCGGGCGGCGATGTGGTGGAGGACGCGGAAACCGCCGTCATCGATTCCGACGCGAACCGCGAGGCTCTCGAGTACTGGGTCTCGGCTATCCGGGAGGACAAGATCTCGCCGACCGGGCTGGACGGGATCGGCGCTGACGAGCTGTTCAGCTCGGGCAAGGCGGCGATGCATGTCGGGGGCCCGTGGATGGCGTCGATCGCCAAGGACAGCGGCATCGACTACGGCATCGCCGCGGTTCCGGCTGGGCCCGAAGCCCAGGCGGCGTCCGCCATCGGCGTTGCAATGGGAGTCACCGCGCAGGCCGGGAAGGCGGAGACCGCGGGCGCCGAGGCCTTCTTCTCCTACTTCTTCGACCTCGACGTCGCGACACAGTGGTCGCTGGGCTCCGGATGGCCTCCGCTTCGGACGGATGTCCCGGCGGATGCCGTCGCGGAGAATCCGGTCGTCGTCTCGCTCACGGAGATCGCCCCGACCAGCCGGGCACTCCTCCCCGGCGTCGTCAACAGCGTCGACGTCCTCGACGCCGTCGATGACCTGACCCAGCGCGCCGTCGCCGGCGAGCGCCTGGACGACCTGCTGCCCGTCGCGCAAGACGAGGTCCAGGCGGCGCTCCAGTAG
- a CDS encoding group 1 truncated hemoglobin, with protein sequence MSDQSLYERLGGVFAIAAVVDHFSDAVVRNPIVGQESQNPALREWHTQNLGRLPGLKFMRTLWVCNVSGGPFAYTATVPGSTTLGLEEAHRRFHISPEEFDEVAAELGRTLDAVGVQAQEKGEVLAAFAAHKDEVTQGHTG encoded by the coding sequence ATGTCCGATCAGAGTCTGTACGAGCGTCTCGGCGGTGTGTTCGCCATCGCCGCCGTCGTTGACCATTTCAGCGATGCCGTGGTGCGGAACCCGATCGTCGGCCAGGAGTCGCAGAATCCCGCCCTCCGCGAATGGCATACCCAGAACCTCGGCCGTCTGCCGGGGCTGAAGTTCATGCGCACCCTCTGGGTGTGCAACGTGTCAGGCGGGCCCTTCGCTTACACGGCGACCGTGCCCGGGAGTACGACGCTCGGGTTGGAGGAGGCGCATCGCCGATTTCACATCTCGCCCGAGGAGTTCGATGAAGTCGCCGCGGAGCTCGGCCGCACACTCGACGCGGTCGGTGTGCAGGCGCAGGAGAAGGGCGAAGTGCTCGCCGCGTTCGCCGCTCACAAGGACGAGGTGACTCAGGGGCACACTGGTTGA
- a CDS encoding sigma-70 family RNA polymerase sigma factor: MVRAARFKLSRMTESSRLGHFRSETIVQSSADDAVLAILTRLASFEGRARFTTWAYKFAILHTSVAVRRELWSHTEIDLYSISEPAARWGDPLEQLEASALAEAIRRGVAESLTPHQQRVLIAIAVEGVPIDVLADRLGTTRNNVYKTLHDARTKLRATLTVQGYIPSSTRGEVKR, translated from the coding sequence ATGGTGCGCGCCGCGCGCTTCAAACTGTCCCGCATGACCGAATCGTCCCGGCTTGGGCACTTCCGCTCGGAGACGATCGTTCAGTCCAGCGCCGACGATGCCGTCTTGGCGATCCTCACCCGGCTGGCGAGTTTCGAGGGCCGTGCGCGCTTCACGACCTGGGCCTACAAGTTCGCGATCCTCCACACCAGCGTCGCCGTGCGCCGCGAACTCTGGTCCCACACCGAGATCGACCTGTACTCGATCTCCGAGCCGGCCGCGCGATGGGGCGATCCACTCGAACAGCTCGAGGCCTCGGCACTCGCCGAGGCGATCCGGCGCGGCGTCGCCGAGAGCCTCACACCCCACCAGCAGCGCGTTCTCATCGCGATCGCGGTTGAGGGCGTGCCCATCGATGTCTTGGCGGACCGCCTGGGCACCACTCGCAACAACGTCTACAAGACTCTGCACGACGCGCGCACGAAACTGCGGGCCACTCTCACCGTGCAGGGCTACATTCCATCGTCGACTCGTGGGGAGGTGAAACGATGA
- a CDS encoding class I SAM-dependent methyltransferase: MTTSKDRTDASADGDTAGTADSESGKLTLAEVLEIFTAGRLPLRFTAYDGSTAGPPDAPFALDLKTPRGTTYLVTGFGDLGLARAYIAGDLDIRGVHPGDPYELLKTLESLEFTRPSPRLMARIVRSIGVEHLRPVAPPPQEVPPRWRRIVGGLRHSKSRDAEAIHHHYDVSNTFYEWVLGPSMTYTCACYPHLDASLEEAQENKYRLVFEKLRLKPGDRLLDVGCGWGGMVRYAARQGVHALGVTLSREQAGWAQRAIADEGLEHAEVRYGDYRDIAETGFDAVSSIGLLEHIGVRNYPAYFGFLGSRIRPGGLLLNHCITRSDNKTEPAARGFIDRYVFPDGELTGSGRIIAEAQDAGLEVLHEENLRPHYALTLRDWCANLVEHWDEAVTAIGLPAAKVWGLYMAGSRLAFESGGIELHHVLAVNSRGNSDGADLPLRPWWTP, translated from the coding sequence ATGACCACATCCAAGGACCGGACGGATGCCTCGGCCGATGGCGACACGGCCGGCACGGCCGACTCGGAGTCCGGAAAACTCACGCTCGCGGAGGTGCTCGAGATCTTCACGGCGGGCCGGCTGCCGCTGCGCTTCACCGCGTATGACGGCAGCACGGCCGGCCCTCCCGACGCGCCCTTCGCCCTTGACCTGAAGACACCCCGCGGCACGACCTATCTCGTCACCGGGTTCGGCGATCTCGGGCTCGCGCGCGCCTACATCGCCGGCGATCTCGACATCCGAGGTGTGCACCCCGGCGACCCGTACGAGCTGCTCAAGACGCTCGAGAGCCTCGAGTTCACGCGACCATCGCCGCGGCTCATGGCCCGGATCGTCCGCTCGATCGGCGTCGAGCATCTGCGCCCGGTCGCGCCGCCGCCGCAGGAGGTGCCCCCGCGCTGGAGGCGCATCGTCGGTGGCCTGCGGCACAGCAAGTCGCGCGATGCCGAGGCGATCCACCACCACTACGACGTCTCGAACACCTTCTACGAGTGGGTGCTCGGCCCCTCGATGACCTACACGTGCGCGTGCTACCCGCACCTCGACGCTTCGCTGGAGGAGGCACAGGAGAACAAGTACCGGCTCGTGTTCGAGAAACTGCGGCTGAAGCCGGGCGACCGGCTGCTCGATGTCGGCTGCGGCTGGGGCGGCATGGTGCGCTACGCCGCTCGTCAGGGCGTCCACGCCCTCGGGGTGACGCTGTCGCGCGAGCAGGCCGGGTGGGCGCAGCGCGCCATCGCCGACGAAGGGCTGGAGCACGCTGAGGTGCGATACGGCGACTACCGAGACATCGCCGAGACCGGTTTCGACGCCGTGTCGTCGATCGGGCTGCTCGAGCACATCGGCGTGCGCAACTACCCGGCCTACTTCGGCTTCCTAGGCTCGCGGATACGCCCGGGAGGTCTGCTGCTCAACCACTGCATCACCCGCAGTGACAACAAGACCGAGCCCGCGGCGCGGGGGTTCATCGACCGCTACGTCTTCCCGGACGGCGAGCTGACCGGTTCCGGTCGCATCATCGCCGAGGCGCAGGATGCCGGGCTCGAAGTGCTGCACGAGGAGAACCTGCGCCCCCACTACGCACTGACGCTCCGTGACTGGTGCGCGAACCTCGTCGAGCACTGGGACGAAGCGGTCACCGCGATCGGACTGCCCGCTGCGAAGGTGTGGGGTCTCTACATGGCCGGATCACGGCTCGCCTTCGAATCTGGCGGGATCGAGCTGCACCACGTTCTGGCCGTCAACTCTCGAGGGAACAGCGACGGTGCCGACCTTCCGCTACGGCCGTGGTGGACGCCATAG
- a CDS encoding FAD-binding oxidoreductase: MSAPATDARTAHAAGVRRLLESYWALPPDAQVRLAKRTSNLFRSRSETAAPGLDTSGLTGVIRVDPEGRTADVAGMCTYEDLVAATLPHGLAPLVVPQLKTITLGGAVTGLGIESTSFRSGLPHESVLEMDILTGAGEVITASPSEHADLYRAFPNSYGTLGYAVRLRIELETVQPFVTLRQVRFHTIADLMAAMNRIVATRRLDDVPVDYLDGVVFSADESYLCVGTQSSAPGPVSDYTGRHIYYRSIQHDDAAKTDRLTIHDYLWRWDTDWFWCSAAFGAQHPLVRRVWPRRYLRSATYSRLMRLERRFDIGDRLEKLHGRPARERVIQDIEVPIARCAEFVDWFLGKVPITPIWLCPLRLRDHHAWPLYPLHPAETYVNVGFWSTVPVGATEGETNRLIERKVHELDGHKSLYSDAFYSREDFDALYGGTDYRAAKRRYDPDGRLLDLYQKAVQRR, encoded by the coding sequence GTGTCCGCACCCGCGACCGACGCCCGCACTGCGCACGCCGCCGGCGTGCGGCGGCTGCTCGAGAGCTACTGGGCGCTGCCGCCGGACGCGCAGGTCCGGCTCGCCAAGCGCACCTCGAACCTGTTCCGCTCGCGTTCGGAAACTGCCGCCCCCGGCCTGGACACGTCGGGGTTGACGGGAGTCATCCGCGTCGATCCTGAGGGTCGGACAGCGGACGTCGCGGGCATGTGCACCTACGAGGATCTCGTCGCCGCGACACTGCCGCACGGGCTGGCACCCCTCGTCGTGCCGCAACTGAAGACGATCACGCTCGGCGGCGCGGTCACGGGCCTGGGCATCGAGTCGACGTCGTTCCGAAGCGGGCTGCCGCATGAATCGGTGCTCGAGATGGACATCCTCACCGGCGCGGGGGAGGTGATCACGGCATCCCCGAGCGAGCACGCCGACCTGTACCGGGCGTTCCCCAATTCCTACGGCACTCTCGGCTACGCGGTGCGTCTGCGCATCGAACTCGAGACGGTCCAGCCGTTCGTCACTCTCCGGCAGGTGCGCTTTCACACGATCGCCGATCTGATGGCCGCGATGAACCGCATCGTCGCAACGCGTCGGCTGGACGACGTGCCGGTGGACTATCTCGACGGCGTGGTGTTCAGCGCCGACGAGAGCTACCTGTGCGTCGGGACGCAGAGCTCCGCGCCCGGCCCGGTCAGCGACTACACGGGTCGACACATCTACTACCGGTCCATCCAGCACGACGACGCCGCGAAGACCGACCGACTGACCATCCACGACTATCTCTGGCGGTGGGACACCGACTGGTTCTGGTGCTCGGCGGCGTTCGGTGCGCAGCATCCCCTCGTCCGTCGCGTGTGGCCCCGACGCTACCTCCGCAGCGCCACCTACAGCAGGCTCATGCGGCTGGAACGCCGCTTCGACATCGGCGATCGCCTCGAGAAGCTGCACGGGCGCCCCGCACGCGAGCGCGTGATCCAGGACATCGAAGTGCCGATCGCCCGGTGTGCCGAATTCGTCGACTGGTTCCTCGGGAAGGTGCCGATCACGCCCATCTGGCTCTGTCCGCTGCGATTGCGCGACCATCACGCGTGGCCGCTTTACCCGCTGCATCCCGCCGAGACCTACGTCAACGTCGGCTTCTGGTCGACCGTGCCGGTCGGGGCGACCGAAGGCGAGACGAACCGGCTGATCGAGCGGAAGGTGCACGAGCTCGACGGACACAAATCGCTGTACTCCGACGCGTTCTATTCGCGGGAGGACTTCGACGCGCTCTACGGCGGGACCGACTATCGAGCGGCGAAAAGGCGGTACGACCCCGACGGGCGACTGCTCGACCTCTATCAGAAGGCTGTGCAACGACGATGA
- the crcB gene encoding fluoride efflux transporter CrcB, whose amino-acid sequence MSPWVLVAALAGGVGAGLRYLVDRWLTPAAGGRFPVGILVVNVTGSFVLGVITGLGTAIAPELSLVLGLGLLGGYTTFSTVSVETVLLAQRKRWRHAALNLFGTLALAAVAAGLGLLLGGAVS is encoded by the coding sequence GTGAGCCCCTGGGTGCTCGTCGCAGCGCTCGCGGGGGGCGTCGGCGCAGGGCTCCGCTACCTCGTCGACCGGTGGCTCACTCCCGCCGCGGGTGGGCGGTTCCCCGTGGGGATCCTCGTGGTCAACGTCACGGGCTCGTTCGTGCTCGGCGTGATCACCGGGCTCGGAACGGCCATCGCCCCGGAGCTCTCGCTCGTGCTCGGCCTGGGCCTGCTCGGCGGTTACACGACCTTCAGCACGGTGTCGGTCGAGACCGTGCTGCTCGCCCAGCGAAAGCGCTGGCGGCACGCCGCGCTCAACCTGTTCGGCACGCTCGCGCTCGCCGCCGTCGCCGCCGGCCTCGGGCTGCTCCTCGGGGGAGCGGTTTCATGA